A section of the Pan paniscus chromosome 7, NHGRI_mPanPan1-v2.0_pri, whole genome shotgun sequence genome encodes:
- the LOC129392922 gene encoding sperm-associated antigen 11B-like isoform X1 — MRSHPGAQLFPRSRPTHPASLHQRSPAACPPTLGAFWLAVLLADMRQRLLLSVTSLLLVALLFPGSSQARHVNHSATEALRELRERAPGQGTNGFQLLRHPVKRGLLPPRTPPYQEPASDLKVVDCRRSEGFCQEYCNYMETQVGYCSKKKDACCLH, encoded by the exons ATGAGAAGTCATCCTGGAGCACAGCTCTTCCCACGCTCCAGGCCCACACACCCAGCCTCACTCCATCAAAGAAGCCCCGCTGCCTGCCCACCCACCCTGGGTGCTTTCTGGCTTGCAGTGCTCTTGGCAGACATGAGGCAACGATTGCTCCTGTCCGTCACCAGCCTTCTCCTTGTGGCCCTGCTGTTTCCAG GATCGTCTCAAGCCAGACATGTGAACCACTCAGCCACTGAGGCTCTCAGAGAACTCAGGGAAAGAGCCCCTGGGCAAGGCACAAACGGGTTTCAGCTGCTACGCCACCCAGTGAAACGGGGCCTCTTACCACCGCGCACCCCACCTTACCAAG aaCCTGCATCAGATTTAAAAGTTGTTGACTGCAGGAGAAGTGAAGGCTTCTGCCAAGAATACTGTAATTATATGGAAACACAAGTAGGCTACTGCTCTAAAAAGAAAGACGCCTGCTGTTTACATTAA
- the LOC129395876 gene encoding beta-defensin 104A translates to MQRLVLLLAISLLLYQDLPVRSEFELDRICGYGTARCRKKCRSQEYRIGRCPNTYACCLRKWDESLLNRTKP, encoded by the exons ATGCAGAGACTTGTGCTGCTATTAGCCATTTCTCTTCTACTCTATCAAGATCTTCCAG TGAGAAGCGAATTTGAATTGGACAGAATATGTGGTTATGGGACTGCCCGTTGCCGGAAGAAATGTCGCAGCCAAGAATACAGAATTGGAAGATGTCCCAACACCTATGCATGCTGTTTGAGAAAATGGGATGAGAGCTTACTGAATCGTACAAAACCCTGA